In the Pseudomonas sp. DTU_2021_1001937_2_SI_NGA_ILE_001 genome, one interval contains:
- a CDS encoding RNA polymerase factor sigma-70, which produces MQEYGSVQHNDQRSTPTLLEALLDNRNTLVKTAARITGCHSRAEDVVQDAFLRLSKTPRMTLPLKAHISYVFRIVRNLAIDHYRKQAMEQKYSGSEEEGLNVAIQGATPESQNLDHETLMIIDAALNQLPPRTRYAFESYRLHGVAQKDIAKELGVSPTLVNFMIRDAMVHCRKVLAEQA; this is translated from the coding sequence ATGCAGGAATATGGATCCGTACAGCACAATGACCAGCGTTCGACGCCGACACTCCTGGAAGCTCTACTGGATAACCGTAATACCCTGGTCAAGACCGCAGCACGTATCACCGGCTGTCACAGCCGGGCCGAAGACGTGGTACAGGACGCCTTCCTGAGACTGTCCAAGACGCCGCGCATGACCCTGCCCCTCAAGGCGCACATCAGTTACGTGTTCCGTATCGTGCGCAACCTGGCCATCGACCACTACCGCAAGCAGGCCATGGAGCAGAAGTACTCCGGCAGCGAGGAGGAAGGGTTGAACGTCGCCATTCAGGGTGCCACCCCCGAAAGCCAGAACCTCGATCATGAAACCCTGATGATCATCGATGCTGCGCTCAACCAGCTGCCCCCGCGCACGCGCTACGCCTTCGAGAGCTATCGCCTGCACGGCGTCGCGCAGAAAGACATCGCCAAGGAACTGGGTGTCTCGCCGACCCTGGTCAACTTCATGATCCGCGATGCCATGGTGCATTGCCGCAAGGTGCTGGCCGAGCAGGCCTGA
- a CDS encoding cation diffusion facilitator family transporter, whose translation MRDERAVLRLSILVTVVVAGFGIVFGLLSGSFSIVFDGVYSLADASMSVLALIVATLIRRHTAEGEASRRLAERFNMGFWHLEPMVLGINGTLLCGVSLYALINAIGSLLSGGRHLEFGFAIVYAVLTSLACFGLAALEFRANRQIRSDFVALDAKAWVMSGSISLALLIAFMLGALLERTEQAWLGPYIDPAVLAVICLIIIPMPIRTIRQALSDVLMVTPPALKQQVDSVAAQVVERHGFITWQAYVAKVGRARQIELYFIVPADWPAWTLAQWDAVRDEVGEAIGGEGPNRWLTIAFTTDPQWTR comes from the coding sequence ATGCGTGACGAACGCGCCGTGTTGCGCCTGTCGATCCTGGTCACCGTCGTGGTGGCCGGCTTCGGGATCGTCTTTGGGCTGTTGTCGGGCTCGTTCTCCATCGTCTTCGACGGCGTGTATTCGCTGGCCGATGCGAGCATGAGCGTGCTGGCACTGATCGTCGCCACGCTGATTCGCCGCCATACCGCCGAAGGCGAGGCCAGCCGGCGTCTGGCCGAGCGTTTCAACATGGGCTTCTGGCACCTGGAGCCAATGGTGCTGGGCATCAACGGCACGCTGCTGTGCGGGGTGTCGCTGTATGCGCTGATCAACGCCATCGGCAGCCTGCTCAGCGGCGGTCGGCACCTGGAGTTCGGCTTCGCCATCGTCTATGCCGTGCTCACCAGCCTGGCCTGCTTTGGTCTGGCGGCCCTGGAGTTTCGCGCCAACCGGCAGATCCGCTCGGACTTCGTGGCGCTGGACGCCAAGGCCTGGGTCATGTCCGGCAGCATCTCCCTGGCGTTGCTGATCGCCTTCATGCTTGGCGCGCTGCTGGAGCGCACCGAGCAGGCCTGGCTGGGCCCCTACATCGACCCGGCGGTGCTGGCGGTCATCTGCCTGATCATCATCCCCATGCCGATACGCACCATCCGCCAGGCGCTGTCGGACGTGCTGATGGTCACGCCACCGGCGCTCAAGCAGCAGGTCGACTCGGTCGCCGCCCAGGTGGTCGAGCGGCACGGCTTCATCACCTGGCAGGCCTACGTGGCCAAGGTCGGCCGGGCGCGGCAGATCGAGCTGTACTTCATCGTGCCCGCCGACTGGCCGGCCTGGACCCTGGCGCAGTGGGATGCGGTGCGTGACGAAGTGGGCGAGGCCATCGGCGGGGAAGGGCCGAACCGCTGGCTGACCATCGCCTTCACCACCGACCCGCAATGGACCCGTTGA
- a CDS encoding APC family permease, producing MSQHSETRARTSSKGLASGSLGLLACVVLGISTIAPVYTLTGALGPTVREVGAHLPAIFLVGFIPMLLVALGYRELNAADPDSGTSFTWSARAFGPMMGWIGGWGLVAATTIVLSNLAGVAVDFFYLFLGQLSGREDIIALSDKVWVNILTCCVFIGIAVWICCRGIGTTMGVQYVLVALQLFVLLGFCIAAFGDAPQGPALAFDSNWFNPWSIGSFSSFAAGLSLSIFIFWGWDVCLTVSEESVSSHAVPGRAAALTVLLILGLYLVTAIATLRFAGVAEDGLGLGNPTIQENVFAHLAGPVMGPLAILMSIAVLASTAASLQSTFISPARTLFAMGYYQALPKRFASICPRSLAPRFATLCAGGGAALFYVSMRLLSENVLADTITALGMMICFYYSLTAFACVWFFRHSLFDSLRHLLLRGLCPLLGGAALAVIFVQTAIDSASPAFGSGSHIGGLGLVFIIAMVILLLGVALMVLFRWLTPAYFAGHTLQRQAPQALSAGV from the coding sequence ATGAGTCAACACAGCGAAACGCGTGCGCGCACCAGTTCCAAGGGGCTGGCCAGCGGCAGCCTGGGCCTGCTGGCCTGCGTGGTACTGGGCATCTCCACCATCGCCCCGGTGTACACCCTCACCGGCGCCCTCGGCCCCACGGTCCGTGAGGTCGGCGCGCACCTGCCGGCGATCTTCCTGGTCGGTTTCATTCCCATGTTGCTGGTCGCCCTGGGCTACCGTGAACTCAACGCCGCCGACCCGGACAGCGGCACCTCCTTCACCTGGTCGGCACGGGCCTTCGGGCCGATGATGGGCTGGATCGGTGGCTGGGGGCTGGTGGCCGCGACCACCATCGTGTTGTCCAACCTGGCCGGGGTGGCGGTGGACTTCTTCTATTTGTTCCTCGGCCAGCTCAGCGGCCGGGAAGACATCATCGCCCTCAGCGACAAGGTCTGGGTCAACATCCTCACCTGCTGCGTGTTCATCGGCATTGCCGTGTGGATCTGCTGCCGTGGCATCGGCACCACCATGGGCGTGCAGTACGTGCTGGTGGCCCTGCAACTGTTCGTGCTGCTGGGCTTCTGCATCGCCGCCTTCGGCGATGCACCGCAGGGGCCGGCGCTGGCGTTCGACAGCAACTGGTTCAACCCCTGGAGCATCGGCTCGTTTTCGTCGTTCGCCGCCGGGCTGTCGCTGTCGATCTTCATTTTCTGGGGCTGGGACGTGTGCCTCACGGTCAGCGAAGAGTCGGTCAGCAGCCACGCCGTGCCCGGTCGCGCAGCAGCGCTCACCGTCCTGCTGATCCTCGGCCTGTACCTGGTAACCGCCATCGCCACGCTGCGCTTCGCCGGCGTGGCCGAAGACGGTCTGGGGCTGGGCAACCCGACCATTCAGGAGAACGTCTTCGCCCACCTGGCCGGGCCGGTGATGGGGCCACTGGCGATCCTGATGTCCATCGCCGTGCTGGCCAGCACCGCCGCCTCGCTGCAGTCGACCTTCATTTCCCCGGCGCGCACGCTGTTCGCCATGGGTTACTACCAGGCCCTGCCCAAGCGCTTCGCGAGTATCTGCCCACGCTCGCTGGCACCGCGTTTCGCCACCCTGTGCGCTGGCGGCGGTGCGGCGCTGTTCTACGTGAGCATGCGCCTGCTCAGCGAGAACGTGCTGGCCGACACCATCACCGCGCTGGGCATGATGATCTGCTTCTACTATTCGCTGACCGCCTTCGCCTGTGTGTGGTTCTTCCGCCACAGCCTGTTCGACAGCCTGCGTCACCTGTTGCTGCGCGGCCTGTGCCCGCTGCTCGGCGGTGCGGCGCTGGCAGTGATCTTCGTGCAGACCGCCATCGACAGTGCCTCGCCGGCGTTCGGCAGCGGCTCGCACATTGGCGGCCTGGGCCTGGTGTTCATCATCGCCATGGTCATCCTGCTGCTGGGCGTGGCGCTGATGGTGCTGTTCCGCTGGCTGACCCCGGCGTACTTCGCCGGCCACACCTTGCAGCGTCAGGCCCCGCAAGCGCTGTCGGCCGGAGTGTGA
- a CDS encoding gamma-glutamyl-gamma-aminobutyrate hydrolase family protein, producing MSRLPLIGVTACRQMLGKYSSHTVGDKYVEAAAHAGVPVVLPALSTPSDPRQLLQSLDGILFTGSPSNVEPYHYQGAASVEGTQHDPDRDRLTLPLLRAAIDQGVPVLCICRGFQELNVSLGGTLHQRVQDLPGYLDHREPKTESLAEQYAPVHGVKVQDGGVLHSLGLDTEFQVNSLHSQGIDRLAPGLRAEALAPDGLIEAVSLPGARGFVLGVQWHPEWRFAENPVSLRLFDAFRDACQAYAKARQSA from the coding sequence ATGTCTCGTCTTCCCCTGATCGGCGTCACCGCATGCCGGCAGATGCTGGGCAAATACTCGTCCCACACGGTGGGCGACAAATATGTCGAGGCCGCCGCACATGCCGGCGTGCCGGTGGTGTTGCCGGCGCTGTCGACGCCCAGCGACCCGCGCCAGCTGTTGCAATCGCTCGACGGCATCCTGTTCACCGGCTCGCCGTCCAACGTCGAGCCCTACCATTACCAGGGTGCCGCCAGTGTCGAGGGCACCCAGCACGACCCCGACCGTGATCGCCTGACTCTGCCGCTGCTGCGCGCGGCCATCGATCAGGGCGTACCGGTGTTGTGCATCTGCCGCGGCTTCCAGGAACTCAACGTGAGCCTCGGCGGCACCCTGCACCAGCGCGTGCAGGACCTGCCCGGTTACCTCGACCACCGCGAGCCGAAGACCGAGTCGCTGGCCGAGCAGTACGCGCCGGTGCATGGCGTGAAGGTGCAGGACGGCGGTGTCCTGCACAGTCTGGGCCTGGACACCGAGTTCCAGGTCAACTCGCTGCACAGCCAGGGCATAGACCGCCTGGCGCCTGGCCTGCGTGCCGAAGCACTGGCGCCGGACGGCCTGATCGAGGCGGTATCGCTGCCGGGCGCGCGCGGTTTCGTGCTGGGCGTGCAATGGCACCCCGAATGGCGCTTCGCCGAAAACCCGGTGTCGCTGCGCCTGTTCGACGCCTTCCGCGACGCCTGCCAGGCGTACGCCAAGGCACGCCAGAGCGCGTAG
- a CDS encoding NAD(P)/FAD-dependent oxidoreductase — protein sequence MQQHVQSYYAASRNRHDEYPVLSDAVETDVCIIGAGYTGLSTALFLLEHGFSVTVLEAAKVGFGASGRNGGQIVNSYSRDIDVIEKTVDPHNARLMGEMAFEGGRIIRERVAKYGIQCDLKDGGVFAALNAKQMGHLEAQQKLWQRFGHDQLQLLDEQGIREVVDSDRYIGGMLDMSGGHIHPLNLALGEAAAVASLGGRIHEQSPATRIDRGPNPVVHTPLGQVRAKFVVVAGNAYLGNLVPELAAKSMPCGTQVITTEPLGDELARSLLPQDYCVEDCNYLLDYYRLTADKRLIFGGGVVYGARDPADIEAIIRPKLLKVFPQLQNVKIDYTWTGNFLLTLSRLPQVGRLGDNIYYSQGCSGHGVTYTHLAGKVLAEALRGQAERFDAFAGLPHYPFPGGRLFRVPFTALGASYYQLRDRLGV from the coding sequence ATGCAGCAACACGTTCAAAGCTATTACGCCGCCTCGCGCAACCGGCATGACGAATACCCGGTGCTCAGCGACGCGGTCGAGACCGATGTGTGCATCATCGGCGCCGGCTACACCGGACTGTCCACCGCGCTGTTCCTGCTCGAACACGGCTTTTCCGTGACCGTGCTGGAAGCCGCCAAGGTCGGCTTCGGTGCCTCCGGGCGCAACGGCGGGCAGATCGTCAACAGCTACAGCCGCGACATCGATGTCATCGAGAAGACCGTCGACCCGCACAATGCGCGGCTGATGGGCGAGATGGCCTTCGAAGGCGGGCGCATCATCCGTGAGCGGGTGGCCAAATACGGCATCCAGTGCGACCTGAAGGACGGCGGCGTGTTCGCCGCGCTCAACGCCAAGCAGATGGGCCACCTGGAGGCGCAGCAGAAACTCTGGCAGCGCTTCGGCCATGACCAGTTGCAACTGCTCGATGAGCAGGGCATCCGCGAGGTGGTCGACAGCGACCGCTACATCGGCGGCATGCTGGACATGAGCGGCGGGCACATCCACCCGCTGAACCTGGCGCTGGGCGAGGCCGCTGCGGTGGCCAGCCTGGGCGGGCGCATTCATGAGCAGAGCCCGGCCACGCGCATCGACCGCGGTCCCAACCCGGTGGTGCATACACCGCTGGGTCAGGTACGAGCCAAGTTCGTCGTGGTGGCGGGCAACGCCTACCTGGGCAACCTGGTGCCGGAGCTGGCCGCCAAGTCCATGCCCTGCGGCACTCAGGTGATCACCACCGAACCCCTGGGTGATGAACTGGCGCGCAGCCTGCTGCCCCAGGACTACTGCGTCGAGGACTGCAACTACCTGCTCGACTACTACCGCCTGACCGCCGACAAGCGCCTGATCTTCGGAGGCGGCGTGGTGTACGGCGCCCGCGACCCGGCGGACATCGAAGCGATCATCCGGCCCAAGCTGCTCAAGGTGTTCCCGCAGCTGCAAAACGTGAAGATCGACTACACCTGGACCGGCAACTTCCTGCTGACCCTGTCGCGCCTGCCGCAGGTCGGACGCCTGGGCGACAACATCTATTACTCCCAGGGCTGCAGTGGCCATGGCGTGACCTACACGCACCTGGCCGGCAAGGTGCTGGCCGAGGCCCTGCGTGGCCAGGCCGAGCGCTTCGACGCCTTCGCTGGCCTGCCGCACTACCCGTTCCCGGGCGGGCGGTTGTTCCGCGTGCCGTTCACGGCGCTGGGCGCCTCGTACTACCAGCTGCGTGATCGCCTGGGCGTGTGA
- a CDS encoding aldehyde dehydrogenase, with protein MNIPQRDYWEQLFQNLKIEGRAFIDGQYLPAVCDATFDCLSPVDGRLLAQVASCDLEDVNHAVSVARERFDSGVWSRKAPAERKRTLIRFAELLLANADELALLETLDMGKPISDSRQIDIPGAANAIRWSAEAIDKLYDEVAATPHDQLGLVTREAVGVVAAIVPWNFPLLMASWKLGPALASGNSVILKPSEKSPLTAIRVAALALEAGIPAGVFNVLPGFGHTAGKALALHMDVDTLVFTGSTRIAKQLMVYAGESNMKRVWLEAGGKSPNIVFADAPDLEAAAQAAASAIAFNQGEVCTAGSRLLVERSIKDRFVPMVVEALKAWKPGHALDPETRVGALVDDTQMNTVLGYIEAGHGDGAQLLCGGQRTLQESGGFYVEPTLFDGVDNAMRIAREEIFGPVLSVIAFDSAEEAIRIANDTVYGLAAGVWTADLSKAHRTAKALRAGSVWVNQYDGGDMTAPFGGFKQSGNGRDKSLHAFDKYTELKATWIKL; from the coding sequence ATGAACATCCCGCAACGTGATTACTGGGAACAGCTGTTCCAGAACCTCAAGATCGAAGGTCGCGCGTTCATCGACGGGCAGTACCTGCCAGCGGTCTGCGATGCCACCTTCGACTGCCTCAGCCCGGTCGACGGCCGCCTGTTGGCGCAGGTCGCCAGTTGCGACCTGGAAGACGTCAACCATGCGGTCAGCGTGGCCCGCGAACGTTTCGACAGTGGCGTGTGGTCGCGCAAGGCCCCGGCCGAGCGCAAGCGCACCCTGATCCGCTTTGCCGAACTGCTGCTGGCCAACGCCGACGAGCTGGCGCTGCTGGAAACCCTGGACATGGGCAAGCCCATCAGTGATTCGCGGCAAATCGACATTCCCGGTGCGGCCAATGCCATTCGCTGGAGCGCCGAGGCCATCGACAAACTGTACGACGAAGTCGCCGCCACCCCGCACGACCAGCTTGGCCTGGTGACCCGCGAGGCTGTGGGCGTGGTCGCCGCCATCGTGCCGTGGAACTTCCCGCTGCTGATGGCCAGCTGGAAACTGGGCCCGGCCCTGGCCAGCGGCAACTCGGTGATCCTCAAACCTTCGGAAAAATCGCCGCTCACCGCCATTCGTGTGGCTGCCCTGGCCCTGGAGGCCGGTATTCCGGCTGGCGTGTTCAACGTGCTGCCGGGCTTCGGCCACACCGCCGGCAAGGCCCTGGCGCTGCACATGGACGTCGACACCCTGGTGTTCACCGGCTCGACCCGCATCGCCAAGCAGCTGATGGTCTACGCCGGCGAGTCGAACATGAAGCGCGTCTGGCTGGAGGCCGGTGGCAAGAGCCCGAACATCGTCTTTGCCGACGCCCCGGACCTCGAAGCGGCGGCCCAGGCGGCGGCCAGCGCCATCGCCTTCAACCAGGGCGAAGTCTGCACCGCCGGCTCGCGCCTGCTGGTGGAGCGTTCCATCAAGGATCGCTTCGTGCCCATGGTGGTCGAAGCACTCAAGGCCTGGAAACCCGGGCATGCGCTGGACCCCGAGACCCGTGTCGGTGCCCTGGTGGACGACACCCAGATGAACACCGTGCTGGGTTACATCGAGGCCGGGCACGGCGACGGCGCGCAGCTGCTGTGTGGCGGCCAGCGCACCCTGCAGGAAAGTGGCGGCTTCTACGTGGAGCCGACGCTGTTCGACGGGGTCGACAATGCCATGCGCATCGCCCGTGAGGAAATCTTCGGCCCGGTGCTGTCGGTGATCGCCTTCGACAGCGCCGAAGAGGCGATCCGCATCGCCAACGACACCGTGTATGGCCTGGCCGCCGGTGTCTGGACCGCCGACCTGTCCAAGGCCCACCGCACCGCCAAGGCGCTGCGCGCCGGCAGCGTGTGGGTCAACCAGTACGACGGCGGTGACATGACCGCGCCATTCGGCGGCTTCAAGCAGTCGGGCAATGGCCGGGACAAGTCCCTGCATGCCTTCGACAAGTACACCGAACTCAAGGCGACCTGGATCAAGCTGTAA
- a CDS encoding glutamine synthetase family protein — MSSVSPRAIVSNEVSEFLQAHPETQFVDLLISDMNGVVRGKRIERPSLHKVYERGINLPASLFALDINGSTVESTGLGLDIGDSDRVCYPIPGTLAYEPWQKRPTAQLLMTMHELDGQPFFADPREVLRQVVARFDEMGLRICAAFELEFYLIDQENVNGRPQPPRSPISGKRPHSTQVYLIDDLDEYADCLQDILEAAKEQGIPADAIVKESAPAQFEVNLHHVEDAMLACDYAVLLKRLIKNIAYDHEMDTTFMAKPYPGQAGNGLHVHISLIDKATGENIFATDAPQEHAELRHAIAGVLETMPASMAFLCPNVNSYRRFGAQFYVPNAPSWGLDNRTVAVRVPTGADNAIRIEHRVAGADANPYLMMAAILAGIHHGLTHKLEPGEPIEGNSYEQLEQSLPNNLRDALRELDDSEIMNQYISPDYIDIFVACKESELAEFEASISDLEYNWYLHTV; from the coding sequence ATGTCGTCGGTATCCCCGCGCGCCATTGTCTCCAATGAAGTCAGTGAGTTCCTGCAGGCTCACCCCGAGACCCAGTTCGTCGACTTGCTGATTTCCGATATGAACGGTGTGGTGCGCGGCAAGCGCATCGAGCGCCCCAGCCTGCACAAGGTCTACGAGCGTGGCATCAACCTGCCGGCCTCGCTGTTCGCCCTGGACATCAATGGCTCCACCGTGGAAAGCACCGGCCTGGGCCTGGACATCGGCGACTCGGACCGGGTCTGCTACCCGATCCCCGGCACCCTGGCCTACGAGCCCTGGCAGAAGCGCCCCACCGCGCAATTGCTGATGACCATGCACGAACTGGACGGCCAGCCGTTCTTCGCCGACCCGCGTGAAGTGCTGCGCCAGGTGGTGGCGCGCTTCGACGAAATGGGCCTGCGCATCTGCGCGGCGTTCGAGCTGGAGTTCTACCTGATCGACCAGGAGAACGTGAACGGCCGGCCACAGCCACCGCGCTCGCCGATTTCCGGCAAGCGCCCGCACTCCACCCAGGTCTACCTGATCGACGATCTGGACGAATACGCCGACTGCCTGCAGGACATCCTCGAAGCGGCCAAGGAGCAGGGCATTCCCGCCGACGCCATCGTCAAGGAAAGTGCCCCGGCGCAGTTCGAGGTCAACCTGCACCACGTCGAAGACGCCATGCTGGCCTGCGACTATGCGGTGCTGCTCAAGCGCCTGATCAAGAACATCGCCTACGACCATGAAATGGACACCACCTTCATGGCCAAGCCTTATCCGGGCCAGGCGGGCAATGGCCTGCACGTGCATATCTCGCTGATCGACAAGGCCACCGGCGAGAACATCTTCGCCACCGACGCGCCGCAGGAGCATGCCGAGCTGCGCCATGCGATTGCCGGGGTGCTGGAAACCATGCCGGCGTCGATGGCCTTCCTGTGCCCGAACGTCAACTCGTATCGCCGCTTCGGCGCGCAGTTCTACGTGCCCAACGCGCCGAGCTGGGGCCTGGACAACCGCACCGTAGCGGTGCGCGTACCCACCGGTGCCGACAACGCGATCCGTATCGAACACCGAGTGGCCGGCGCCGATGCCAACCCTTACCTGATGATGGCGGCGATCCTCGCCGGTATTCATCACGGCTTGACCCACAAGCTGGAGCCCGGCGAGCCGATCGAGGGCAACTCCTACGAGCAACTGGAGCAGAGCCTGCCGAACAACCTGCGCGATGCCCTGCGCGAGCTGGACGACAGCGAGATCATGAACCAGTACATCAGCCCTGATTACATCGACATTTTCGTGGCCTGCAAGGAGAGCGAACTGGCCGAGTTCGAAGCCTCGATCTCCGACCTCGAATACAACTGGTACCTGCATACCGTCTGA
- a CDS encoding LysR family transcriptional regulator produces MQYEINHNDLSLVLALVRGRSLARAAELLQVDISTVFRSIRRLESALGNALFEKSRRGYVPTDAAQAIAEQAERAEQALGAARMALRQGEQVVSGTVRLTCTEAVLHSLMLPALARFMPNYPALNLELATSNNFANLSRRDADIALRLTDTPPEHLVGRHLGDTAYVICGRPDFRQALEKEPTSVPWVAPDDSMPDHVSVIWRERTWPSIVPRYRCSSMSAVSELVSAGLGVAALTDFTARDLQGVEALSAPLEGCNTGVWLLTRPDCRALRSVQTLFDELTPLLREALQ; encoded by the coding sequence ATGCAATATGAAATCAACCACAACGACCTCAGCCTGGTCCTTGCCCTGGTGCGCGGGCGCTCCCTGGCGCGGGCCGCCGAATTGCTGCAGGTGGACATTTCCACGGTGTTCCGCTCGATCCGCCGCCTGGAGAGTGCTCTGGGCAATGCGCTGTTCGAAAAGAGCCGGCGCGGCTATGTGCCCACCGATGCCGCGCAGGCCATCGCCGAGCAGGCCGAACGCGCCGAACAGGCCTTGGGCGCGGCGCGCATGGCGCTGCGCCAGGGCGAACAGGTGGTCAGCGGCACGGTGCGCCTGACCTGTACCGAGGCGGTGCTGCACAGCCTGATGCTGCCGGCGCTGGCGCGCTTCATGCCGAACTACCCGGCGCTGAACCTGGAGCTGGCGACCTCCAACAACTTCGCCAACCTCAGCCGCCGCGATGCCGACATCGCCCTACGCCTGACCGACACCCCGCCCGAGCACCTGGTGGGCCGCCATCTGGGCGACACTGCCTATGTCATCTGTGGGCGTCCGGATTTTCGCCAGGCGCTGGAGAAGGAGCCGACTTCGGTGCCCTGGGTCGCCCCGGACGACTCCATGCCCGATCACGTTTCGGTGATCTGGCGCGAGCGCACCTGGCCCAGCATCGTGCCGCGCTATCGCTGCAGCAGCATGTCGGCGGTCTCGGAACTGGTCAGTGCCGGCCTGGGCGTGGCCGCCCTCACCGACTTCACCGCCCGCGACCTGCAAGGTGTGGAAGCCTTGAGTGCGCCGCTGGAAGGCTGCAACACCGGCGTGTGGCTGCTGACCCGCCCCGACTGCCGCGCCCTGCGCTCGGTGCAGACGCTGTTCGACGAGCTGACTCCGCTGCTGCGCGAAGCGCTGCAATGA